From the genome of Cytobacillus firmus, one region includes:
- a CDS encoding ABC transporter ATP-binding protein — translation MIEIIDLTKRYGKFTALDSLNLTIEKGSVFGFVGQNGAGKSTTFSILATLLAPTSGSAYVNGYDVQKEPKLVRKQIGYMPDFFGVYDQLKADEYLHFYGASYGIPFAEREKLIPQLLDLVNLSHKRESYVDLLSRGMKQRLCLARCLIHDPEVLILDEPASGLDPRARVEMREILKELKSMGKTILISSHILPELAEMCDTIGIIDQGKLVAQGSVADIQSQLRGERLIRVKVNGSAENAISFFEDDPNIFKLSLLEDGLSFQFIYKGTPEEQTELLKRAILSNLAITSFAEAETDLEDVFMEITKGVELT, via the coding sequence ATGATCGAAATAATAGATTTAACGAAACGATATGGAAAATTCACAGCGCTTGATTCCTTAAATCTTACTATTGAAAAAGGCAGTGTTTTTGGTTTTGTCGGACAGAACGGTGCAGGAAAATCCACAACCTTTTCCATTTTGGCAACACTGCTTGCCCCAACTTCGGGATCGGCTTATGTAAACGGGTATGATGTGCAAAAGGAGCCAAAGCTCGTACGAAAGCAAATTGGCTATATGCCGGACTTCTTCGGGGTTTATGATCAGCTTAAGGCTGATGAGTATCTTCACTTTTACGGTGCAAGTTACGGTATTCCATTCGCAGAACGCGAGAAGCTGATTCCACAGCTGCTCGACCTTGTCAACTTGTCACATAAAAGAGAGTCATATGTGGACCTTCTATCAAGAGGGATGAAACAGCGTCTATGCCTGGCAAGATGCCTGATTCATGACCCAGAAGTGCTGATTCTGGATGAACCTGCATCAGGACTTGACCCGCGAGCAAGGGTAGAAATGAGGGAAATATTAAAAGAATTGAAGAGTATGGGCAAGACGATTTTAATATCTTCACATATTCTGCCTGAGCTTGCAGAAATGTGCGATACCATTGGCATTATTGATCAGGGTAAACTTGTGGCTCAGGGGTCTGTGGCTGATATCCAGTCGCAGCTTAGAGGAGAAAGGCTGATTCGTGTAAAAGTTAATGGGAGTGCTGAAAATGCCATCTCCTTTTTCGAAGATGATCCAAATATTTTTAAATTATCTTTGCTGGAGGACGGGTTATCTTTTCAGTTTATTTACAAAGGGACGCCTGAAGAGCAAACAGAACTTCTTAAAAGAGCCATATTAAGTAATCTGGCCATCACCAGCTTTGCAGAAGCGGAAACAGACCTGGAAGATGTCTTTATGGAAATTACAAAGGGAGTTGAGCTGACATGA
- a CDS encoding ABC transporter permease, giving the protein MKNLVVNPVLNKEFKLRFRSFKSYLGVLFYLLALGLIIVGFIFIESLSNNMQGFFKPEQSRTMFMVLSILQLGLILFITPGLTAGVISSERERQTLNIMLTTTQSSSSIILSKLISSISYLILLIAASLPLYSFVFLFGGISPGQLLTTMGFYLFTILVYGSIGVLFSTLIRKTIVSMVTTYGVTLFLAGGTAFLALIFMQLTNAYGYTGTQPTNPLAYFPAMLNPVIILMSTFEPEMTNEITRSTGIEFPLWISYLISYTFIFIGAVLLSIKKLRPNMRKG; this is encoded by the coding sequence ATGAAGAATTTAGTCGTAAATCCTGTACTGAATAAAGAATTTAAGCTCCGCTTCCGAAGCTTTAAAAGTTACCTTGGGGTCCTGTTTTACCTCTTGGCCTTAGGGCTTATCATTGTTGGATTCATTTTTATTGAATCACTGTCAAACAACATGCAGGGCTTTTTTAAACCGGAACAGAGCCGGACAATGTTTATGGTTTTATCTATATTGCAGCTTGGCTTGATTCTATTTATTACCCCTGGATTAACAGCAGGGGTAATCAGCAGTGAAAGAGAGAGGCAGACCTTAAATATCATGCTCACGACGACTCAAAGCTCCTCAAGCATTATATTAAGCAAGCTGATCTCTTCCATTTCATATTTAATTCTGCTGATTGCGGCAAGTTTGCCTCTTTATAGCTTTGTGTTTTTATTTGGAGGTATTTCTCCAGGCCAGCTGCTTACGACAATGGGATTTTATTTGTTTACAATCCTGGTTTACGGAAGCATTGGAGTCTTATTTTCAACGCTAATCAGAAAAACCATTGTCTCGATGGTTACCACCTATGGGGTTACTTTATTCTTAGCAGGCGGAACGGCTTTCCTTGCTTTAATTTTTATGCAATTAACAAATGCATATGGATATACTGGAACTCAGCCGACGAATCCGCTGGCATATTTCCCGGCTATGCTCAACCCGGTCATTATTCTGATGAGTACCTTTGAGCCGGAAATGACCAATGAAATTACAAGATCAACAGGCATTGAATTTCCTTTGTGGATTTCATACTTAATTTCATACACTTTCATTTTCATTGGAGCTGTCCTTCTTAGCATTAAAAAACTCCGTCCAAATATGAGAAAGGGCTAG